In Penaeus vannamei isolate JL-2024 chromosome 15, ASM4276789v1, whole genome shotgun sequence, the following are encoded in one genomic region:
- the LOC138864139 gene encoding uncharacterized protein translates to MRSLFLKRLPADIQQILLVSDAPLEHLALKADAMLAARAPTPSKATVSAATTTSAVTLGSLASHVATLSEAVQKISTQERSRCRIPSPPHSDRDFRRSLPPNRQPRFRAPAPPLKDWRVPRKLGAPVFRGPRRRLLYVRDASSSLRFLVDTGAKVSLLPASHRDKRLPSSRTLEAANTSPINTYGERSRTLSLEGEPAQRFQWIFLVADVPQPIIGADFLAHYSLTVDLQGMALIHRTGARTHAAPALVNTPLIYTVLPRTGAFKNILREFPALTKPINRATQPRHPAPHRHPRSPCPLSLPSAHPRQMSQCQGEVRPYDAVGDYTPFQQSMGGPSASGEEEGWRLAPVRIDLVRAFHQIPIAEEDIPKTAVITPFGLFEFLRMPFGLRNAAQTFQRFINDVTRGLEGVFAYIDDILVASISEADHARHLRALFGRLQDAGVVINPENATQEKVTAIRKFPRSATEKQLRKFLGMFNFYRRFVPGCAQLLKPLHALITPNRASRNTRIEWTSPTNEAFQACKEALAAATLLNHPLPEAPLSIAVDASDTAIGAVLQQRQGKQWQPLAFFSQTLSPRQSRYSAFGRELLAAYSAVRHFQPSVEAKEFHILTDHKPLTFALHSRTRRQSPREERHLDLISQFTTDIRHIRGSDNEAADALSRVTISAATLADDAVDYHLVSREQRQDTSLTPLIEGQTSLYLERVKIPNSCDGLLCDVSLGYPRPYIPSSLRRRFFDAYHQHRGIRATQHLIRRKVVWPAINKDVRQWCRSCIVCQRNKIQRHTKSPLQTFPIPDKSGRAGGAFLCNDYVQASRLSNDSSILQAELFAIRSALTYALFCTKSTVCIFTDSLSAIHTLQNCAHLDNVYLATSTLFKLQQLTQQGKTVRIMWIPSHVGLEGNDRVDSAAKSSLHQTHLQPIKPSISQIKNRAKITAKQITLIQHQVWVQAGSPSATWYKTVTEYETITIPRSMSRKDAVIIHRLRLGYPCSWEIDERVPKECNYCQTVVSHPLTHYLLDCQALYHIRHHNFSDVPNRETTQRSTVAATYARIILDSEESFKTISAAPPPR, encoded by the exons AtgcgctctctcttcctcaagcggctgcccgctgatatccagcaaatcctgctggtgtcagatGCCCCATTGGAGCACCTTGCCCTAAAAGCCGACGCGATGCTCGCAGCTAGGGCACCCACACCGTCAAAAGCGACAGTGTCTGCCGCtaccaccacctccgccgtgaCGTTGGGATCCCTTGCATCTCACGTCGCCACACTATCCGAGGCTGTGCAGAAGATATCTACACAGGAACGCTCTCGCTGTCGCATCCCATCGCCGCCACACAGTGACCGGGACTTCAGGCGCTCTCTACCGCCTAACCGCCAGCCTCGCTTCCGTGCTCCTGCACCGCCGCTCAAAGATTGGAGGGTACCGCGGAAACTGGGTGCGCCTGTCTTTCGCGGACCTCGGAGGCGTTTATTGTACGTCCGAGATGCCTCCTCTTCCCTACGTTTCCTCGTCGACACAGGGGCCAAGGTCagcctcctcccggcctcccacAGAGATaaacgcctcccctcctcccgcactctGGAAGCTGCCAACACATCGCCCATCAACACTTACGGCGAGCGTTCGAGGACCCTCTCGCTGGAAGGCGAGCCCGCCCAACGATTCCAGTGGATCTTCCTCGTCGCCGACGTCCCTCAACCCATCATCGGCGCCGACTTCTTGGCGCACTACAGTCTAACGGTTGATCTTCAAGGTATGGCCCTGATCCACCGAACCGGGGCCCGCACGCACGCTGCTCCGGCTCTGGTAAATACCCccctaatatatacagtgcttcccaggaccggcgccttcaagaacatcctgcgggaattcccggccttgaccaagccgatcaaccgggccacccaaccacggcacCCGGCACCACATCGTCACCCACggtccccctgcccactctcgctgccgtccgctcacccccgacagatgtcgcagtgccAGGGCGAAGTTCGACCATATGATGCAGTTGGGGAttatacgcccttccagcagtcaatgggcggcccctctgcatctggtgaagaagaaggatggcGACTGGCGCCCGTACG GATCGACCTCGTGCGGGCTTTCCACCAAATCCCGATCGCTGAAgaggacatccccaagacggcTGTGATCACACCTTTCGGCCTCTTTGAATTcctcaggatgcccttcggtctTCGGAACGCCGCCCAGACCTTCCAGCGATTCATAAACGACGTGACTCGCGGCCTTGAGGGCGTCTTCGCCTACATCGACGACATCCTCGTCGCCAGCATCTCAGAAGCAGACCACGCCCGCCATCTCCGCGCCCTCTTCGGCAGACTGCAAGACGCGGGCGTCGTTATCAACCCGGAAAATGCCA CGCAGGAGAAGGTCACCGCTATAAGGAAGTTCCCCAGGTCAGCGACGGAGAAGCAGCTGCGGAAATTCCTGGGCATGTTTAACTTCTACAGAAGGTTCGTCCCCGGGTGTGCCCAGCTCCTCAAGCCCCTCCACGCCCTGATCACACCTAACAGGGCCAGCAGAAACACCAGAATCGAGTGGACATCCCCGACTAACGAAGCCTTCCAAGCCTGCAAAGAAGCCCTTGCCGCTGCCACCCTGCTTAACCATCCGCTGCCCGAGGCTCCCCTCAGCATAGCGGTCGACGCCTCCGACACTGCCATCGGTGCGGTCCTCCAGCAACGCCAGGGTAAGCAATGGCAACCCCTTGCCTTCTTTTCGCAGACCCTGTCGCCACGCCAGTCACGGTACAGTGCCTTCGGAAGGGAGCTCCTGGCAGCATACTCCGCGGTGAGGCATTTCCAGCCGTCTGTGGAGGCTAAGGAATTCCACATCCTGACGGACCACAAACCCCTCACCTTCGCCTTACATTCGAGGACCCGCCGCCAATCCCCTCGCGAGGAACGCCACCTGGATTTAATTTCCCAGTTCACGACGGACATCCGCCACATTCGGGGCTCGGACAATGAGGCCGCTGATGCTCTGTCGAGGGTGACCATATCTGCTGCGACTCTCGCCGACGACGCAGTGGACTACCATCTAGTAAGCAGAGAGCAACGCCAGGACACGTCCTTGACTCCACTCATAGAGGGCCAGACTTCCCTCTACCTTGAGAGAGTCAAAATCCCGAACTCCTGCGACGGCCTTCTCTGCGATGTCTCCCTCGGCTACCCTCGCCCATACATCCCGTCTTCCCTCCGCCGGCGATTCTTCGATGCCTACCACCAGCATCGCGGCATCCGGGCCACCCAACACCTCATCCGCAGAAAGGTCGTCTGGCCCGCCATCAACAAGGACGTTCGGCAGTGGTGTCGTTCCTGTATCGTATGCCAAAGAAACAAGATCCAAAGGCACACAAAATCCCCCCTTCAGACCTTTCCTATTCCAGACA AATCAGGCAGAGCCGGAGGTGCATTTCTTTGCAATGACTATGTACAGGCATCGAGACTCAGCAATGATTCCTCCATCCTCCAGGCAGAACTGTTCGCCATTCGATCAGCATTGACTTATGCGCTCTTCTGTACAAAATCTACAGTATGTATTTTCACGGACTCCCTCTCTGCCATTCACACCTTACAGAACTGTGCTCACTTGGACAATGTCTACTTAGCAACATCAACTCTGTTCAAGCTACAACAGCTGACTCAACAAGGCAAGACAGTCCGAATAATGTGGATTCCCAGTCATGTCGGATTAGAAGGCAATGATCGTGTAGACTCTGCAGCCAAATCCAGCCTCCACCAAACTCACTTACAGCCGATTAAACCAAGCATTAGCCAAATAAAAAACAGAGCCAAGATTACAGCAAAGCAAATCACACTTATCCAACACCAAGTCTGGGTTCAAGCAGGTTCACCTTCGGCGACCTGGTACAAAACTGTCACTGAATATGAAACCATCACCATCCCCCGTTCCATGTCTAGGAAGGATGCTGTCATCATCCACCGGCTACGGCTAGGCTATCCTTGTAGCTGGGAGATTGACGAACGAGTGCCAAAAGAGTGCAATTATTGTCAAACTGTAGTGAGCCATCCACTAACACACTACCTACTAGACTGTCAGGCACTCTATCACATTAGACATCACAATTTCAGCGACGTACCAAACAGAGAAACCACACAGAGAAGCACTGTAGCAGCAACTTACGCCCGCATCATACTTGACTCAGAGGAATCCTTTAAAACAATCTCTGCGGCACCTCCCCCAAGATAA